In Roseisolibacter agri, one genomic interval encodes:
- a CDS encoding ABC transporter ATP-binding protein — translation MTTSGDDEVLGRVYDARLARRLLRYVRPYRGIVAGAVVLLCIEGGLQLVGPALTRHVIDVALPARAAGVVTTAAALFALTLVLQFAAGYGETVLTGLLGQHVMRDLRTELFARLQRLPVAFYDRNPVGRLVTRVTSDVEALNELFTAGVVAGLGDLFTLVAIGVMMLVVDWRLSLAAFAVMPFVLLASRVFQTRVRGSYREIRTRLARINAFVQERLTGLRVVQLFGRERAERTRFRRLNDDHLDAHLRSIRIYALYFPVIEILTTVALASLVVSASSRVGAPGAGGLSVGTVAAFLQLVRRFFQPLQDLSEKFNILQGAMAASERIFALLDEPLESGSPSTLDARRSTLAPADVEASARVPAEGGRVGAPNAHGVTVEFQDVWFTYGDATAADPQWVLRGVSFRVAPGETLALVGHTGAGKTTVVSLLLRFYEPQRGRILVDGADIRELPLDELRARIGFVQQDIFLFAGDVASNVRLGAALTDAEVQAAAARVGADRVVERLPDGWHHQLGERGASLSVGERQLLAFARAIAADPGLLVLDEATSAVDSEAEARIQAALATLMRGRTTIAIAHRLSTIVAADAILVLHHGQVVERGRHAELLARDGLYARLYRLQVAQAAEASRPAA, via the coding sequence ATGACGACGAGCGGCGACGACGAGGTCCTCGGCCGCGTCTACGACGCGCGCCTGGCGCGGCGGCTGCTCCGATACGTCCGTCCGTACCGCGGGATCGTCGCGGGCGCGGTCGTGCTGCTCTGCATCGAGGGCGGGCTGCAGCTGGTGGGGCCGGCGCTCACGCGGCACGTGATCGACGTCGCGCTGCCGGCGCGCGCCGCCGGCGTGGTGACGACCGCCGCGGCGCTGTTCGCGCTCACGCTCGTGCTGCAGTTCGCGGCTGGCTACGGCGAGACGGTGCTCACGGGGCTGCTGGGCCAGCACGTGATGCGCGACCTGCGCACCGAGCTGTTCGCGCGGCTGCAGCGCCTGCCCGTCGCCTTCTACGACCGGAACCCGGTCGGGCGGCTGGTGACGCGCGTGACCTCCGACGTCGAGGCGCTGAACGAGCTGTTCACCGCCGGCGTCGTCGCGGGGCTGGGCGACCTGTTCACGCTGGTGGCGATCGGCGTGATGATGCTCGTCGTCGACTGGCGGCTGTCGCTGGCGGCGTTCGCGGTCATGCCGTTCGTGCTGCTGGCGTCGCGCGTGTTCCAGACGCGCGTGCGCGGCTCGTACCGCGAGATCCGCACGCGGCTGGCGCGCATCAACGCGTTCGTGCAGGAGCGCCTGACGGGGCTGCGCGTGGTGCAGCTGTTCGGGCGCGAGCGCGCGGAGCGCACGCGCTTCCGCCGTCTGAACGACGACCACCTGGACGCGCACCTGCGCTCGATCCGGATCTACGCGCTGTACTTCCCGGTGATCGAGATCCTGACCACCGTCGCGCTCGCGAGCCTGGTGGTCTCCGCGTCGTCGCGCGTGGGTGCCCCGGGTGCGGGCGGGCTCTCGGTGGGGACGGTGGCCGCGTTCCTCCAGCTCGTGCGCCGCTTCTTCCAGCCGCTGCAGGACCTGTCCGAGAAGTTCAACATCCTGCAGGGCGCGATGGCGGCGTCGGAGCGGATCTTCGCGCTGCTGGACGAGCCGCTCGAAAGCGGCAGCCCCTCGACGCTCGACGCTCGACGCTCGACGCTCGCTCCGGCGGACGTGGAAGCGAGCGCCCGGGTGCCCGCCGAAGGCGGGCGGGTCGGAGCGCCGAACGCGCACGGGGTGACGGTGGAGTTCCAGGACGTCTGGTTCACCTACGGGGATGCCACCGCCGCGGATCCGCAGTGGGTGCTCCGCGGCGTCAGCTTCCGCGTCGCGCCCGGCGAGACGCTGGCGCTCGTGGGGCACACCGGGGCCGGCAAGACCACGGTCGTCTCGCTCCTGCTGCGCTTCTACGAGCCGCAGCGCGGGCGCATCCTGGTCGACGGCGCCGACATCCGCGAGCTCCCGCTCGACGAGCTGCGCGCGCGGATCGGCTTCGTGCAGCAGGACATCTTCCTCTTCGCCGGCGACGTCGCCAGCAACGTGCGGCTGGGGGCCGCGCTCACCGACGCGGAGGTGCAGGCAGCCGCCGCGCGCGTGGGCGCCGACCGCGTGGTCGAGCGGCTGCCCGACGGGTGGCACCACCAGCTCGGCGAGCGCGGCGCGTCGCTGAGCGTCGGCGAGCGGCAGCTGCTCGCGTTCGCGCGCGCGATCGCGGCCGATCCGGGGCTCCTCGTGCTCGACGAGGCGACCAGCGCCGTCGACAGCGAGGCCGAGGCGCGCATCCAGGCCGCGCTGGCGACGCTCATGCGCGGCCGCACGACCATCGCGATCGCGCACCGGCTGTCCACCATCGTCGCGGCCGACGCGATCCTCGTGCTGCACCACGGACAGGTCGTCGAGCGCGGCCGGCACGCCGAGCTGCTCGCGCGCGACGGGCTGTACGCGCGGCTCTACCGGCTGCAGGTGGCCCAGGCCGCGGAGGCGTCGCGCCCCGCGGCGTGA